A window from uncultured Desulfobacter sp. encodes these proteins:
- a CDS encoding class I SAM-dependent methyltransferase, producing MIRPLDFDFLNTIKGFMDDDEALRLYDLSLTASRMGPVLEIGSYCGRSAAIIGPACKQNQSILFSIDHHTGSEEQQPGEEYFDPDLYDEKTSMVNTFPLFRLTLSRAGLEETVVPIVSASKTAGQMWKTPLAMVFIDGGHSFDAVHTDFLTWAPHIIPGGFLVIHDIFFNPQEGGQPPRQVYELALATQSYDVLDMTKTLGVLRVKK from the coding sequence ATGATCCGGCCCCTTGATTTTGACTTTTTAAATACGATCAAGGGGTTCATGGATGATGATGAAGCCCTGCGTTTATACGATCTTTCATTGACGGCATCCAGGATGGGGCCGGTGCTGGAAATAGGCTCCTACTGCGGGCGGTCAGCCGCCATTATCGGTCCTGCCTGCAAACAGAACCAGAGCATTTTATTTTCCATAGATCATCATACCGGCTCCGAAGAACAGCAGCCGGGGGAAGAATACTTTGATCCGGATCTTTACGATGAAAAAACGTCAATGGTCAATACCTTCCCGTTGTTTCGCCTAACACTTTCCCGGGCCGGATTGGAAGAGACGGTGGTGCCCATTGTCTCTGCCTCAAAAACAGCGGGCCAAATGTGGAAAACGCCGCTGGCCATGGTGTTCATCGACGGAGGACACTCCTTTGACGCGGTGCATACCGATTTTTTAACCTGGGCACCCCATATTATCCCCGGGGGCTTTCTGGTCATTCACGATATCTTTTTCAATCCCCAGGAGGGGGGGCAGCCCCCGCGTCAAGTGTATGAGCTGGCACTGGCCACACAAAGCTATGATGTGCTTGATATGACGAAGACCCTGGGCGTACTGAGGGTAAAAAAGTAA
- a CDS encoding PLP-dependent aminotransferase family protein — protein MQTNPIPHGNFRYAALADDIQDKILSGQYRAGEKLPSLRKLHNRLGLSISTIHQAYIELEKRGRVEARQKSGFFVKPLEKSPLPLPVKAVTSEPPSRVKINDLAETIVSDLQRPDMIRLGAAVADQELMPLKQLSRITKSMSAAEISAGMALYDDCAGALELRSALAKMMMGYAGPVAVDEIITTNGCLEAVSLCLRAVADPGDVILVESPVFHCFLQLIEDLGMYVVELPGCPEKGMDPKTFESMIAQNHVKACLLNPNFQNPLGSVMSTALKKKLLNIAKHHGTPIIEDDIYGDIFFGTRRPSTFKGLDTTGNVLYCSSFSKTIAPGLRAGWTLPGRFYKRVMRLKLNSQLASPNTGHVVAARFIESGAYERHLRRLRNQIKNQVSAISIAVAKHFPQDTRITFPQGGMFLWIELNKKIDAMDVFHKARQKAISFMPGVICSNTDRYRHCLRLNCGLAWSERLENSIAQLGHIVCTMNKR, from the coding sequence ATGCAAACAAATCCCATCCCCCATGGCAATTTCAGGTACGCTGCCCTGGCAGACGACATCCAGGATAAAATTCTTTCGGGCCAGTACCGCGCCGGAGAAAAACTGCCCTCCTTGAGAAAACTGCATAACCGGCTGGGTCTTAGCATCAGCACCATTCACCAGGCCTATATTGAGCTTGAAAAACGCGGGCGTGTGGAGGCAAGGCAAAAATCAGGATTTTTTGTTAAACCCTTGGAAAAGAGCCCCTTGCCCCTGCCGGTGAAGGCCGTGACATCCGAACCGCCCAGCCGTGTAAAAATTAATGATCTGGCCGAAACCATCGTATCGGATCTGCAGCGCCCGGATATGATCCGGTTAGGGGCTGCTGTGGCGGACCAGGAGCTGATGCCCCTAAAACAGCTGTCCAGGATAACCAAATCGATGTCAGCAGCGGAGATTTCTGCGGGTATGGCACTGTATGATGACTGTGCAGGGGCCTTGGAATTGCGCAGCGCATTAGCCAAAATGATGATGGGCTATGCCGGGCCTGTAGCCGTGGATGAAATTATCACCACCAACGGATGCCTGGAGGCGGTCAGTCTTTGTTTGAGGGCAGTGGCAGACCCAGGCGATGTTATTTTGGTAGAATCACCTGTATTCCACTGTTTTCTCCAGCTCATCGAAGATTTGGGCATGTATGTGGTTGAGCTGCCCGGCTGTCCTGAAAAGGGCATGGACCCAAAGACCTTTGAATCCATGATCGCACAAAACCACGTCAAAGCATGCCTGCTCAATCCCAATTTCCAGAACCCCCTTGGCTCGGTCATGTCTACAGCCCTAAAAAAGAAGTTGCTTAACATTGCCAAGCATCACGGCACGCCCATTATTGAAGATGATATTTACGGGGATATCTTTTTTGGTACAAGACGCCCTTCAACGTTTAAGGGACTGGATACAACCGGAAACGTGCTCTACTGCTCTTCATTTTCAAAAACCATTGCACCCGGGCTCCGGGCCGGGTGGACCCTGCCGGGCAGATTCTATAAACGCGTCATGCGGCTCAAACTCAATTCCCAGCTGGCAAGTCCGAATACAGGACACGTTGTGGCGGCCCGGTTCATTGAAAGCGGGGCGTATGAACGCCACCTGCGGCGGCTCAGAAACCAGATAAAAAACCAGGTATCAGCTATTTCCATTGCTGTAGCCAAGCACTTTCCCCAGGACACCAGGATCACATTCCCCCAGGGTGGGATGTTTTTGTGGATCGAATTAAACAAAAAGATTGATGCCATGGATGTGTTCCACAAAGCCCGGCAAAAGGCCATCTCGTTTATGCCCGGGGTGATCTGTTCCAACACGGACAGATACCGGCACTGCCTGCGTCTGAACTGCGGTCTCGCCTGGTCGGAAAGGCTTGAAAACAGCATTGCGCAGTTGGGCCATATTGTATGCACGATGAATAAGCGTTAA
- a CDS encoding ribonuclease J, protein MLKLIPLGGLGEIGLNMMVVEYDDVIFIIDAGIMFPEDHMLGVDIVIPAMDYLRDNMAKIEGIILTHAHEDHIGALPYLLREIRLPVYGTAFTLEIVRNKLIEFDLNTHVDLNLVNPGEVLTIEPFEIEFIRVSHSTIDGVGMAITTPEGVVVHTGDFRISHSADVMKNTDISSFARFGQKGVMALLSDSTNVEVEGYAMSEQEVAKNLGELVEASPGRVIVALFASNVFRIQQVIDIAMHNNRRVIFNGRSMEQITDVAMRLGYLKCPPGLVVDIKQIHKLEDHEVVIITTGSQGEPMSALARMASGVHKHINVRKGDTVLLSSKHIPGNEKAIAGIINKLYRRGAEVVYSKIARIHASGHAHQEELKMMINLTRPRYFIPIHGEYRHLVVHARLAEKLGMPRSNVIVAENGQVIAFDGEHGGRLEERVQTGRILVDGKGIGDVGRSVLKERRELSEGGLVVVTMIIDEETGVVLYGPELISKGFVFDSATGYLVDDAQCVILEIVEEIEAGIDSRVELIRKKLQRALKQYFTFAINRRPLIVPIIIEV, encoded by the coding sequence ATGCTTAAACTCATACCCTTAGGGGGGCTCGGCGAAATTGGCCTGAATATGATGGTGGTGGAGTATGATGACGTCATCTTCATCATTGATGCCGGTATCATGTTCCCTGAAGACCATATGCTGGGGGTGGATATTGTCATCCCGGCCATGGATTATCTTCGGGACAATATGGCTAAAATCGAAGGCATTATCCTGACCCATGCCCATGAGGACCACATCGGCGCCTTACCCTACCTGTTGCGCGAAATCCGGCTGCCGGTCTACGGCACGGCGTTTACCCTGGAGATTGTGCGCAACAAGCTCATTGAGTTTGACCTGAATACCCATGTGGACCTTAACCTGGTCAACCCGGGCGAGGTGCTGACCATTGAGCCCTTTGAGATTGAATTTATCCGGGTCAGCCACTCCACCATTGACGGTGTGGGAATGGCCATCACAACCCCCGAAGGCGTGGTGGTTCACACCGGAGATTTCCGCATCAGCCACTCGGCCGACGTCATGAAAAATACCGATATCTCAAGCTTCGCCAGATTTGGTCAAAAAGGAGTGATGGCGCTGCTTTCCGATTCCACCAATGTGGAAGTGGAGGGCTATGCCATGTCGGAACAGGAGGTTGCAAAAAATCTCGGAGAGCTGGTCGAAGCATCTCCAGGCAGGGTGATTGTTGCGCTTTTTGCTTCCAATGTGTTCCGGATCCAGCAGGTGATCGATATTGCGATGCATAATAATCGCCGGGTGATCTTCAATGGCCGCAGCATGGAGCAGATTACGGATGTGGCCATGCGTCTAGGCTATCTTAAGTGCCCCCCGGGGCTTGTGGTGGATATCAAACAGATTCACAAGTTAGAAGACCATGAAGTGGTGATTATCACCACGGGCAGCCAGGGCGAGCCCATGTCTGCGCTGGCTCGCATGGCCTCGGGTGTCCACAAGCATATCAATGTCCGCAAAGGGGATACCGTACTTTTATCAAGCAAGCATATCCCGGGGAATGAAAAAGCCATTGCCGGCATTATCAACAAGCTTTACCGAAGGGGTGCCGAAGTGGTCTATTCCAAGATCGCCCGGATTCACGCTTCCGGCCATGCCCACCAGGAAGAGCTCAAGATGATGATCAACCTGACAAGACCCAGATATTTTATCCCCATACACGGTGAATACCGGCATCTTGTGGTGCATGCAAGGCTTGCCGAAAAACTGGGTATGCCCCGTAGCAACGTAATTGTGGCTGAAAACGGCCAGGTCATTGCCTTTGACGGAGAACACGGGGGCCGACTTGAGGAACGTGTTCAGACCGGCCGGATTCTTGTGGACGGAAAAGGGATTGGCGATGTGGGCCGCTCCGTACTCAAAGAACGCCGGGAACTGTCCGAAGGCGGGCTAGTGGTGGTGACCATGATCATTGACGAGGAGACCGGCGTGGTGCTCTACGGCCCTGAACTGATTTCCAAAGGGTTTGTGTTTGATTCGGCCACTGGCTACCTTGTGGACGATGCCCAGTGCGTGATCCTTGAGATTGTTGAAGAGATCGAAGCCGGGATTGATTCCCGGGTGGAACTGATTCGAAAAAAACTGCAGCGGGCGCTTAAACAGTATTTTACCTTTGCCATAAACCGAAGGCCTTTGATCGTTCCCATTATTATTGAAGTATGA
- a CDS encoding transferrin-binding protein-like solute binding protein, whose protein sequence is MIKHKITGWIIVLVMAYPVLCIGGQDESIGKVVALRGAVVAVAEDGQKRDLGMNAQVFARDVIETGIGRVQLMFKDNTLITLGRNTKMALATYAWDPENKKAEMETQIREGSFRIMGGAITRMAPEKFKTTSVSGTIGIRGSMYAGNLRGTRLTVMFHGGKGIYVQNRAGRVNIRRPGFATLVEHADKAPAAPTRMSTSDLMELETLLSSDQAGEGEQNEQSEDGTGVAENSQDQSTDGTQETASASDSESDTSALDSEASSTLVDDSDSFDTAFDSDAGSDTTSVISDTTTDSGQTSLEEDAQTSVENPDVIDHLKALGFTGTQSTSVPTTGLWKYTGTMKSLLDSKDTDDDMTFVVNWDNSRIMVFEKFNAGSSNQGIGFGFGEVASSGEIYNVVVLGSDANSDDSDSVFALDGTQTFGWFYGTSQEAVGLAMEGEDVNIQNQIDTSPWSDTLAGTLSGKTANTFSGIETWSGFFTGVGENMSAPSTNRHVFFNDDKAKFSFVIDKDNGTFQGAMSGYDINMYTQISNMVIGGNTSNSAYLTDSILAATLSGTNVISNGSSTASLKSYGNYMVTAREAALSSYTTWGYWEAAYVDPASSKDYHIHVPGSFWIAGVATPSGVLDTLIGTSFTATYTGKAQGVMFSDTMSLTGLTGGTSNLTIDFAASTSYGKIEFDGGVYLNLEINSLTNQGFSGQIVGGSPSQVSGAFYGPNAEGVGGNFSGTFSGTHYLGIFAGDR, encoded by the coding sequence ATGATAAAGCATAAAATTACTGGATGGATAATCGTATTAGTGATGGCCTATCCTGTATTGTGTATCGGGGGCCAGGATGAATCTATTGGAAAAGTTGTGGCGCTAAGGGGTGCGGTGGTGGCTGTGGCGGAAGACGGGCAGAAAAGAGATCTGGGCATGAATGCGCAGGTGTTTGCCCGGGACGTTATTGAAACCGGCATCGGGCGTGTTCAGCTTATGTTCAAGGACAATACCCTGATCACCCTGGGCCGTAATACAAAAATGGCCCTTGCCACCTATGCATGGGATCCGGAAAATAAGAAAGCAGAGATGGAGACCCAGATCCGGGAAGGCAGTTTTAGGATTATGGGGGGCGCCATCACCCGGATGGCCCCTGAAAAATTCAAAACAACATCCGTGTCCGGGACAATCGGCATCCGAGGGTCCATGTATGCCGGAAATCTTCGGGGCACCCGATTGACGGTCATGTTCCACGGCGGCAAAGGTATTTACGTCCAAAACCGGGCCGGGCGGGTCAATATTCGCCGTCCGGGATTTGCCACGTTGGTGGAGCATGCGGATAAGGCCCCGGCAGCACCGACACGAATGTCAACTTCCGATTTGATGGAACTTGAAACCCTGTTGTCGTCGGATCAGGCAGGGGAGGGGGAGCAAAATGAACAGTCCGAGGACGGTACGGGAGTGGCGGAAAATTCCCAGGACCAGTCAACGGATGGGACCCAGGAGACGGCAAGCGCTTCGGATTCAGAATCAGACACTTCGGCATTGGATAGTGAGGCGTCTTCCACGCTGGTTGACGATTCAGATTCCTTTGACACCGCCTTTGACTCGGATGCAGGTTCAGACACCACCTCGGTGATCTCGGATACGACAACAGACTCCGGGCAGACATCTCTGGAGGAAGACGCCCAGACCTCAGTGGAAAACCCGGATGTTATTGACCATCTCAAAGCCCTTGGTTTTACAGGGACCCAATCCACAAGTGTGCCGACAACCGGGCTGTGGAAATACACCGGCACCATGAAAAGTTTACTGGATTCAAAGGATACCGACGATGACATGACCTTTGTTGTGAACTGGGACAACAGCCGCATTATGGTGTTTGAAAAATTTAATGCCGGTTCATCCAACCAGGGCATAGGGTTTGGTTTTGGTGAAGTGGCAAGTTCCGGAGAAATTTATAATGTGGTGGTGTTGGGGTCTGATGCTAACTCAGATGATTCTGATTCTGTCTTTGCCTTGGACGGCACGCAAACCTTTGGCTGGTTTTATGGCACTTCCCAGGAGGCTGTGGGTCTTGCCATGGAAGGGGAGGATGTGAATATCCAGAATCAGATCGACACATCACCCTGGTCCGATACATTGGCCGGTACTCTTTCAGGTAAGACCGCAAATACATTTTCCGGGATAGAAACCTGGTCTGGTTTTTTTACCGGTGTGGGGGAGAATATGAGTGCCCCCTCAACCAACCGTCATGTGTTTTTTAATGATGATAAAGCTAAATTTTCCTTTGTCATTGATAAGGACAACGGCACCTTCCAGGGTGCCATGTCCGGATACGACATAAACATGTATACCCAGATAAGTAATATGGTCATTGGCGGGAACACGTCAAATTCAGCTTATCTGACGGACAGCATTCTGGCTGCAACCTTAAGCGGCACCAATGTCATTTCTAACGGCAGCAGCACGGCCTCTTTGAAATCCTATGGTAATTATATGGTCACAGCCAGAGAAGCTGCGCTGTCGTCGTATACCACCTGGGGGTACTGGGAAGCCGCGTATGTTGACCCAGCCTCGTCCAAGGATTATCACATCCATGTTCCGGGATCTTTCTGGATCGCCGGTGTGGCTACGCCTTCCGGTGTGCTGGATACTTTGATTGGGACCAGCTTCACCGCCACTTACACGGGTAAGGCCCAGGGGGTAATGTTCTCCGACACCATGAGCCTTACCGGACTGACTGGTGGAACAAGCAATTTGACCATTGACTTCGCAGCCTCGACATCATACGGAAAAATCGAGTTTGATGGTGGTGTTTACCTTAATCTTGAAATAAATTCGCTTACTAACCAAGGGTTTTCCGGCCAAATTGTTGGGGGGAGTCCAAGCCAGGTGTCAGGTGCCTTTTACGGTCCTAACGCAGAGGGCGTCGGCGGGAATTTTTCAGGCACATTCAGCGGTACCCATTACCTTGGCATTTTTGCCGGGGACCGGTAG
- a CDS encoding tetratricopeptide repeat protein — MKKLYLVTVVFLVWQAAAFGQDGPGSVAQGISLFKTGQFEQAYQMLFDLSDRYPDDPELNFYLGRAAFESGHFEMAIMVFERILIFSPGHDRIKLELARAFYAIGDNNSARRYCREVLAADPPETVKENIKAFMARIDKSEQTHFFHGSVTAGLDWNNNVWSSPSSQNIDTAIGDVTLTGPSAQETEDWFFYTALSLDHTYRFLATPWAWKTDGSFFSGWYDRTHELDIRYAEILTGPQHISGPRKLGFKLLTRQIGLDDERYMDSMGARATMDYVFSPSIMVRTAVTAEQKKYPDFSAMDSNNLALDADLVLLKFNTWFDMGVGLEREDANDDEYGYKRVRLKFSASRFLVNKVNGFFNYEFRMTNYDEPGFLFVDRRKDTQHTLSLGLSRKLWQRSGRPDQYVDLRLKYQRIWAFSNQDLYEYTQDLVQTCLVYNF, encoded by the coding sequence ATGAAAAAGCTGTATCTTGTGACGGTGGTCTTTCTCGTTTGGCAGGCGGCGGCGTTTGGGCAGGATGGTCCGGGCAGTGTTGCCCAGGGGATCTCATTGTTTAAAACCGGGCAGTTTGAGCAGGCATACCAGATGCTGTTTGATCTGTCGGATCGGTATCCGGATGACCCTGAACTCAATTTCTATTTGGGCCGCGCTGCCTTTGAATCCGGTCATTTTGAGATGGCCATCATGGTGTTTGAACGCATTTTGATTTTTTCTCCGGGCCATGACAGGATCAAACTTGAACTGGCCCGGGCGTTTTATGCCATCGGCGATAATAATTCAGCCCGGCGATATTGTAGGGAAGTGCTTGCAGCAGATCCGCCAGAAACCGTCAAGGAAAACATCAAGGCCTTTATGGCCAGGATTGATAAATCCGAGCAGACCCATTTTTTTCACGGCAGTGTTACCGCCGGATTGGACTGGAATAATAACGTCTGGTCCTCTCCATCCAGTCAGAACATTGATACCGCGATAGGTGATGTGACCCTGACCGGACCTTCGGCCCAGGAGACCGAAGACTGGTTCTTTTACACCGCCTTGAGCCTTGATCACACCTACCGGTTTCTTGCTACCCCATGGGCCTGGAAAACCGACGGCTCTTTTTTTTCCGGATGGTACGATAGGACCCATGAGCTTGATATCCGCTATGCGGAAATCTTAACCGGCCCCCAGCATATTTCAGGGCCGCGCAAGCTTGGATTCAAATTGTTGACCCGTCAGATTGGTCTTGACGATGAGCGGTACATGGACAGTATGGGAGCCCGGGCAACCATGGATTACGTGTTTTCTCCCTCGATCATGGTGCGTACCGCCGTGACCGCTGAGCAAAAAAAATATCCTGATTTTTCGGCCATGGACAGTAACAACCTTGCCCTTGACGCAGACCTGGTTCTTTTGAAATTCAATACATGGTTTGACATGGGCGTGGGCCTGGAGCGAGAAGATGCAAATGACGATGAATATGGATACAAAAGAGTGCGCTTGAAGTTTTCCGCCTCCCGTTTTTTGGTCAACAAGGTGAACGGCTTTTTCAATTATGAATTTCGGATGACCAATTATGACGAACCGGGCTTTCTGTTTGTCGATCGACGAAAGGATACCCAGCATACCCTTTCCCTGGGTCTGTCCAGGAAATTGTGGCAGCGTTCCGGTCGTCCGGATCAGTACGTTGATCTGCGGTTAAAATACCAGCGTATCTGGGCATTTTCAAACCAGGATCTTTATGAGTATACTCAGGATCTCGTTCAGACCTGCCTTGTCTATAACTTTTAA
- a CDS encoding DNA translocase FtsK — translation MKKELLGILLIFLIILTSVSLFSYHAADPCVGNHFFSFPDHIHNLFGLIGAHIAGFFVFLFGIGALWVPLILCLAGFCLIKKKSRKVLWVTLAGAMILMITTGSIFFLFNETYAFSDTTISAGGEVGSWLAAFLLKYANITGCAILLCFFVLLGVVLITGISLKSVLNLVWDWVRRFARTMAQDMSEGVGHLKQMLENRKQERKAERLARAEKLKALTVIPLFRGKSGQDDVVPDRGNNHSSFAQEPKVDVIHDDFDAPEPRAGKVSSPRKKSKPEHALGPTIVAMETDDKEYVADCRLKDIRETHDFELPGLSFLDEKQKIRRQIDTDELQNKASILKKKLEDFNVKGEVVEILPGPVITTFEYRPAPGIKLSKIVGLSDDLALALSAISIRIVAPIPGRDVVGIEIPNDERELVNLREMISSKEFVQSKSLLTLGLGKDLQGQPVATKMDKMPHLLIAGATGTGKSVGLNAMIISLLYKATPDEVKLIMIDPKRIELSVYNDIPHLITPVVTDMKKATNALFWAVREMERRYELLELSGLRNITQFNSMVDERLRDLPPNISPEDVELPGGLPLERLPFIVVIVDELGDLMMVASKDVEYALTRLAQMARAAGIHLIIATQRPSADVLTGTIKANFPTRLSFQTSSKIDGRIIIDQGGPESLLGNGDMLFCPPGTGKLMRIQGAYISEKEISRITSFLKDQRQPDYNEEVVQGDDDGQEKVFDESEYDEKYDEAVALITKDRQASISYVQRRLRIGYNRAARLIEMMEHEGIVGPQIGSKPREILVKSYDEEKIS, via the coding sequence ATGAAAAAAGAACTGCTCGGCATCCTCTTAATATTCCTCATCATCCTGACATCGGTAAGCCTGTTTTCATATCATGCGGCCGACCCGTGCGTGGGCAATCATTTTTTTTCTTTTCCTGACCATATACACAATCTGTTCGGCCTGATTGGCGCACATATTGCCGGATTCTTTGTTTTTTTGTTCGGCATCGGTGCCCTGTGGGTGCCTTTGATTCTTTGCCTTGCGGGGTTTTGTCTCATCAAAAAAAAATCCCGAAAAGTCCTTTGGGTGACCCTGGCAGGGGCTATGATCCTCATGATCACCACAGGCAGTATTTTTTTTCTGTTCAATGAGACCTATGCTTTTTCCGACACCACGATTTCCGCCGGCGGAGAAGTGGGCAGCTGGCTTGCGGCGTTTCTGCTTAAATATGCCAATATCACGGGTTGTGCGATCCTATTATGTTTTTTTGTGTTGCTTGGGGTTGTGCTGATTACCGGCATCTCTTTGAAATCGGTGCTTAATCTGGTCTGGGATTGGGTCCGCAGGTTCGCCCGGACCATGGCCCAGGACATGTCCGAAGGGGTTGGCCATTTAAAACAGATGCTGGAAAACAGAAAACAGGAGAGAAAAGCAGAAAGACTTGCCCGGGCTGAAAAACTGAAAGCCTTGACCGTCATTCCACTGTTCAGGGGAAAAAGCGGGCAGGATGACGTTGTGCCTGATAGGGGGAACAATCATTCTTCTTTTGCCCAGGAACCAAAGGTTGATGTAATTCACGACGACTTTGATGCGCCTGAACCCCGTGCCGGCAAAGTCTCTTCACCCAGGAAAAAATCCAAGCCCGAACACGCCTTAGGGCCGACCATTGTGGCGATGGAGACCGATGACAAAGAGTATGTGGCCGATTGCCGCTTAAAAGATATCCGGGAAACCCATGACTTTGAGCTGCCCGGTTTGTCGTTTTTAGATGAAAAACAAAAAATCCGCAGACAGATCGATACCGATGAACTCCAGAACAAGGCAAGTATCCTGAAAAAAAAGCTGGAGGATTTCAACGTCAAGGGAGAGGTGGTGGAAATTCTTCCCGGGCCTGTGATCACCACCTTTGAATATCGCCCGGCCCCCGGAATCAAATTGTCAAAGATCGTCGGGCTCTCCGATGACCTTGCCCTTGCCCTGTCCGCCATCTCCATCCGCATTGTGGCTCCCATTCCCGGCCGGGATGTGGTGGGCATCGAGATTCCCAATGACGAGCGGGAGCTTGTCAATTTACGGGAGATGATTTCATCCAAAGAGTTTGTTCAGTCCAAATCTTTATTGACCCTGGGGCTTGGTAAAGATCTTCAGGGGCAGCCCGTGGCAACCAAAATGGATAAAATGCCCCATCTGCTCATTGCCGGGGCCACAGGTACTGGTAAAAGTGTGGGGCTCAATGCCATGATCATCAGTTTGCTGTACAAGGCCACCCCCGATGAGGTCAAACTGATCATGATTGACCCCAAGCGCATTGAACTGTCGGTGTATAACGATATTCCGCATTTGATCACCCCTGTGGTAACGGACATGAAAAAAGCCACCAATGCGTTGTTCTGGGCGGTCCGGGAGATGGAGCGCCGGTACGAGTTGTTGGAATTGTCAGGTCTTAGAAATATCACACAGTTTAATTCAATGGTTGACGAACGGCTCCGGGATCTCCCGCCTAACATCTCGCCCGAGGATGTCGAACTTCCCGGCGGACTGCCCCTGGAACGCCTGCCGTTTATTGTGGTAATCGTGGACGAACTTGGGGATCTGATGATGGTGGCGTCCAAGGACGTTGAGTATGCTTTGACACGCCTGGCCCAGATGGCCCGGGCTGCAGGTATTCATCTGATCATCGCCACCCAGCGTCCGTCGGCTGACGTGCTCACCGGTACGATCAAGGCAAACTTTCCCACCCGGCTCTCTTTTCAGACCTCTTCAAAAATTGACGGCAGGATCATCATTGATCAGGGCGGCCCAGAAAGCCTGCTCGGCAATGGAGACATGCTGTTCTGCCCCCCCGGCACTGGAAAGCTCATGCGCATCCAGGGCGCCTATATTTCCGAAAAAGAGATCTCTCGAATCACCTCATTTCTCAAAGATCAGCGTCAACCCGACTACAACGAAGAGGTAGTCCAGGGTGACGACGACGGTCAGGAAAAGGTGTTCGACGAATCCGAATATGATGAAAAATATGACGAGGCTGTGGCCCTTATTACCAAGGACCGCCAGGCATCCATCTCCTATGTTCAGCGTCGGTTACGCATCGGGTATAACCGGGCAGCCCGGCTCATTGAGATGATGGAGCATGAAGGTATTGTCGGTCCCCAGATAGGCTCCAAACCCCGGGAAATACTTGTAAAAAGTTATGATGAGGAAAAGATCTCATGA